Proteins encoded by one window of Elaeis guineensis isolate ETL-2024a chromosome 12, EG11, whole genome shotgun sequence:
- the LOC105054658 gene encoding zinc finger CCCH domain-containing protein 6, whose protein sequence is MAGPRQSKRVSWAPAVKLCQVRLFLSEDAPSQSGLGAQDHLQAKASWLLHATGMGSDDSIPPGFEARHPSYQYKPDISQIPLIKWKCPAKIVLNPEWLVVAGGESEEVAVENQRQLGVLEAIYPRHSAIPPTPFVSSEVQNSYYDDSQTSLIPIIPIEDEDTSEQQLEAPIPIDASVQFQRPDIQKKLVDIGTLHILPDLRPAMEQSQNNAVPQAPTLPPGEKPTIGAVPGAEPDVVAAAAAAFTAIMKSSEEGSLIDPDLLIKILNNPSMMGKLVAEYGVPQQVQLPMAPVSAPPSLPAQSTASAPPLPPPHINIAIPIPLSNQRSTPMYPMPNVVPSPALSRQPSPVTPIPAKFSSSAPPVKDVNYYKSLIQQHGGEKQETLDRNPLQYAGYNSNFVGVNGLNIARHVSMRPNDVKPKIPKPCAFFNTPKGCRHGASCLYQHDSSISQRVEHPKGSKKIKLDRGIAGGN, encoded by the exons GTAAGATTATTTTTATCAGAGGATGCCCCTTCTCAATCTGGATTGGGAGCCCAAGACCATCTGCAAGCAAAGGCTTCATGGCTCTTGCATGCTACAGGGATGGGCTCCGATGATTCCATACCCCCTGGTTTTGAAGCACGTCATCCCTCCTACCAGTACAAACCAGACATTTCACAAATTCCTCTGATCAAGTGGAAGTGCCCTGCCAAA ATAGTATTGAATCCAGAATGGCTAGTGGTTGCTGGAGGGGAAAGTGAAGAGGTGGCTGTAGAGAATCAGAGACAACTGGGAGTGCTTGAAGCCATTTATCCACGCCATTCTGCCATTCCTCCAAC GCCATTTGTTTCTTCCGAGGTCCAAAACTCATATTATGATGATTCCCAAACTTCTCTCATACCCATAATTCCCATTGAAGATGAAGATACATCAGAGCAGCAATTAGAGGCACCTATACCGATTGATGCATCTGTCCAATTCCAACGGCCAGACATACAGAAGAAATTGGTGGACATTGGAACATTGCATATATTGCCTGATCTCAGGCCTGCTATGGAGCAGTCACAGAACAATGCAGTGCCCCAGGCTCCAACTCTGCCACCTGGTGAGAAACCAACAATTGGGGCTGTACCCGGTGCAGAGCCTGATGTtgtagctgctgctgctgctgctttcACTGCTATCATGAAAAGCAGCGAAGAGGGAAGCCTGATCGACCCTGACCTTCTCATTAAGATACTCAACAACCCCAGCATGATGGGAAAGTTGGTGGCCGAGTATGGAGTTCCTCAACAAGTTCAGCTGCCTATGGCTCCTGTGTCAGCACCGCCATCTCTGCCAGCTCAATCAACTGCATCAGCTCCACCTCTGCCACCTCCCCATATCAACATCGCTATCCCCATCCCCTTGTCAAACCAACGAAGCACACCGATGTATCCCATGCCAAATGTGGTGCCATCCCCAGCTTTGAGTAGACAGCCTTCTCCTGTTACTCCAATACCTGCGAAGTTCTCTTCAAGTGCCCCTCCAGTGAAAGATGTAAATTACTACAAGAGTTTGATCCAGCAGCATGGAGGGGAGAAGCAAGAAACTCTAGATCGGAATCCACTGCAGTATGCTGGTTACAACAGTAATTTTGTGGGTGTGAATGGTTTGAATATAGCCAGACATGTCTCTATGAGGCCAAATGATGTGAAGCCCAAGATTCCAAAGCCTTGTGCTTTCTTTAACACCCCCAAAGGGTGCAGACATGGAGCTAGCTGCTTATATCAGCATGATTCATCAATTTCTCAGCGGGTCGAGCACCCAAAgggatcaaaaaaaatcaaattagacaGAGGAATAGCTGGTGGAAACTAA